A region from the Gossypium hirsutum isolate 1008001.06 chromosome A08, Gossypium_hirsutum_v2.1, whole genome shotgun sequence genome encodes:
- the LOC107938675 gene encoding uncharacterized protein, producing MVLHCGTSIPITKPLLTFSHRRKPKPKHQFSPKPSKFSCLVDNIGVDDIVQLAHNKVLVAAAASAAIGQLSKPFTSVLLYGKHFDFKTAFQAGGFPSTHSSSVVAAATSLALERGFSDSIFGVTLVYAGLIMYDAQGVRREVGNHARALNTMLPKVEVNSVVYEDRDNLIDSREKSSERLGPILSKKSSSSTSKNANVPVLIASEKETRQTKEAAASFEFAANDYEGLEGDANYRQVRLKESIGHTEVEVIAGALLGFAVSLAVYSIIT from the exons ATGGTATTGCACTGTGGTACATCGATTCCGATTACCAAACCCTTGTTAACCTTCTCTCATCGTCGCAAACCCAAACCTAAACACCAATTTTCACCAAAACCATCAAAATTCAGTTGCCTTGTAGACAATATTGGGGTTGATGATATTGTTCAACTCGCCCATAACAAGGTGCTGGTGGCAGCTGCTGCATCGGCAGCAATTGGGCAGCTCTCAAAGCCATTCACTTCTGTTCTTCTTTATGGAAAACATTTTGATTTCAAAACTGCTTTTCAAGCTGGAGGCTTCCCTTCTACCCATTCCTCT TCTGTTGTGGCTGCTGCAACTAGTCTGGCTCTTGAAAG GGGTTTCTCTGATTCAATTTTCGGGGTGACGCTGGTCTACGCAGGCCTTATCATGTATGATGCTCAG GGGGTGCGAAGAGAAGTAGGCAATCATGCAAGAGCACTAAATACAATGTTACCCAAGGTAGAGGTTAATTCAGTTGTCTATGAGGATCGAGATAACTTGATTGATTCTCGAGAAAAAAGTTCCGAGAGGCTTGGCCCTATATTATCCAAGAAATCAAGTTCTTCAACTTCAAAAAATGCGAATGTTCCGGTATTAATTGCTTCTGAGAAAGAAACAAGGCAAACTAAAGAGGCAGCAGCATCGTTTGAGTTTGCAGCAAATGATTATGAAGGTTTAGAAGGTGATGCCAATTATCGTCAAGTTCGACTGAAAGAATCGATCGGACACACAGAGGTTGAAGTCATAGCGGGGGCATTATTAGGTTTCGCGGTAAGCTTGGCAGTATATTCTATAATTACGTGA
- the LOC107938689 gene encoding uncharacterized protein isoform X1: MGPDLNLTEKATSIVVSTDKESSARNKENKGMQGNIGLEVDLIECMDSFESEMVDVECQDATEFSSSFSDTISGDEDGSIVNDEVESSLPPLRLFGSLSDGWNGHFQMGKRRLTDHWRRFIHPIEWRCKWLEIKLCELKSQALKYERELAEYDKSKQFEFGRVTSEGFDAKSRAFPSKAQRKEVMKRRKRKRVEDTTDVATYMSHHNIFSYYESKKSIDAAAAFALVDDWGDLDNKTIDGYDENGCNDGWPYQSRDGDDLMEQILRKTERLQSRVRILKTRMDKVVSESPQKFSSINMLSSVVQSDALNNSESHHYAEKDDRNSLQCTTSRHTSECLMWDDFMPESSLSGQAELATLPDMIRNMSQCLLAFSSENIEADILIPNQAAEEELRSFGSCITQQAEKPHVLIDNLKLKTVPGDNLQINNTSLQPNVQPPFLNSKQADNERASGVKKSDLSGWSRRSSG, translated from the exons ATGGGTCCTGACTTGAATCTGACCGAGAAAGCCACTTCGATAGTGGTTTCGACTGACAAGGAAAGCTCTGCCCGAAATAAAGAAAACAAGGGGATGCAAGGAAACATTGGTTTAGAGGTTGATCTTATTGAATGCATGGATTCTTTTGAGTCTGAGATGGTTGATGTTGAATGCCAGGATGCTACTGAGTTTTCGAGTTCTTTCAGTGACACAATATCTGGGGATGAGGATGGTTCGATTGTGAATGATGAAGTTGAATCATCTCTGCCGCCCCTGAGGCTGTTTGGATCGTTATCTGATGGTTGGAATGGACATTTTCAGATGGG GAAGAGAAGGTTAACGGATCACTGGAGGAGGTTTATTCATCCTATTGAGTGGCGCTGCAAATGGTTGGAAATTAAACTTTGTGAACTTAAGTCTCAGGCACTCAAGTACGAGAGAGAGCTCGCGGAATATGATAAAAGTAAGCAGTTTGAGTTTGGAAGGGTTACCTCTGAAGGTTTTGATGCAAAGTCGCGAGCTTTTCCTTCAAAAGCTCAAAGAAAGGAAGTAATGAAGAGGAGGAAGAGAAAACGAGTAGAAGATACCACAGATGTGGCAACATATATGTCACATCATAATATATTCTCGTATTACG AAAGTAAGAAATCCATTGATGCTGCCGCTGCTTTTGCTTTGGTTGATGACTGGGGCGATTTAG ATAATAAAACGATTGATGGCTATGATGAAAATGGATGCAATGATGGATGGCCTTATCAATCCAGAGATGGTGATGATTTGATGGAGCAGATCCTTCGGAAGACTGAACGCCTACAGTCAAGAGTTCGGATACTAAAGACAAGAATGGACAAAGTTGTGAGCGAAAGTCCTCAAAAGTTCTCATCTATCAACATGTTGAGTTCGGTTGTACAGTCTGATGCATTGAACAATTCTGAAAGTCATCATTATGCTGAGAAAGATGATCGGAATAGTTTGCAATGTACCACATCCCGGCATACATCTGAGTGTCTTATGTGGGATGATTTTATGCCTGAAAGTTCACTTTCAGGTCAGGCAGAGTTGGCCACTCTCCCAGATATGATCAGGAACATGAGTCAGTGTCTGCTCGCGTTTTCGTCGGAAAAT ATCGAGGCAGATATTCTAATACCTAACCAGGCAGCGGAGGAGGAGTTGCGTAGTTTCGGAAGTTGTATAACCCAACAGGCAGAGAAGCCTCACGTATTGATAGACAACTTGAAGTTGAAAACTGTTCCTGGAGACAACTTGCAGATTAACAACACCTCTCTTCAACCAAATGTGCAGCCACCATTTTTGAATTCAAAGCAAGCTGATAATGAAAGGGCCAGTGGGGTTAAAAAGTCGGACCTAAGTGGATGGAGCCGGAGATCCTCGGGTTAA
- the LOC107938694 gene encoding uncharacterized protein: MNTRGGQVSRGQKSRSFQGEGLNWILIAGGALLSTLSIRLGYKLKQALDTKQQHDSSTRSKGIGSSDRRRSSGCRLHSNMYSFTQEDDWCFNCISGAESIGGKHPPNGHMPPSSEVALPLVTVPTSDFNKDNGIMWASSPDRLELPPKPFHHSNCSDSPRVSESGSDIYSKREVIQKLRQQLKRRDDMILEMQDQITELQNSLNAQISHSSHLQSQLDVANRDLFDSEREIQRLRKVIADHCVVRVNTNDKTSTVTALAPDIKNGHANGYLGIETNLDSPEKGRGDEERIGMLRSEVEELKEVIEGKQYLLQSYKEQKMELSMKIKELQQRLDYQLPSIL; this comes from the exons ATGAATACAAGAGGTGGCCAGGTATCTAGGGGTCAGAAGTCAAGAAGTTTTCAGGGTGAGGGGCTAAATTGGATTCTTATTGCTGGTGGTGCCTTGCTGAGTACCTTATCAATCCGCCTTGGTTACAAGCTGAAGCAGGCACTTGATACCAAGCAACAGCATGATTCTTCTACTAGATCGAAAG GAATTGGATCTTCTGACAGGAGGAGATCATCAGGTTGCCGTTTACACTCAAACATGTATTCATTTACTCAAGAAGATGATTGGTGTTTCAACTGCATTTCAG GAGCTGAAAGCATAGGAGGTAAGCACCCGCCTAATGGCCACATGCCGCCTTCATCTGAAGTTGCTCTCCCTCTGGTGACAGTTCCCACATCTGATTTCAACAAGGATAATGGCATTATGTGGGCATCATCTCCTGATCGCCTTGAGTTGCCTCCAAAGCCATTCCATCATTCCAACTGCTCTGATTCACCACGTGTCTCAGAATCAGGCTCCGATATATATAGCAAGCGGGAAGTGATACAAAAGCTAAGGCAACAGTTGAAGAGAAGGGACGATATGATTCTGGAGATGCAGGATCAGATTACAGAGCTTCAGAATTCACTGAATGCTCAAATTTCACACTCGAGTCATTTACAATCACAGCTGGACGTTGCAAATCGAGACTTGTTCGATTCCGAGAGAGAAATCCAAAGGCTGAGGAAGGTGATTGCCGATCATTGTGTAGTACGCGTCAACACAAACGACAAGACTTCAACAGTTACAGCTTTGGCACCTGACATAAAAAACGGCCATGCAAACGGGTATCTTGGTATCGAGACTAACTTGGACTCCCCCGAGAAGGGAAGGGGAGATGAGGAGAGAATCGGAATGCTGAGAAGTGAAGTTGAAGAGTTAAAAGAGGTGATAGAAGGAAAACAATACTTGTTGCAGAGCTACAAGGAGCAAAAAATGGAGCTTTCCATGAAAATCAAAGAATTGCAGCAAAGATTGGATTACCAGCTCCCCAGTATATTGTAG
- the LOC107938690 gene encoding protein CDI, translated as MTLANGEAHQVTNNGDLSKPFKIFVGYDPREDLAYKVCRHSILKRSSVPVEITPIVQSDLREKGLYWRERNKLESTEFSFSRFLTPYLANYDGWALFIDCDFLYLADIKELMELIDDKYAIMCVHHDYTPKETTKMDGAVQTLYPRKNWSSMVLYNCGHPKNKGLTPEVVNNQTGAFLHRFQWLEDDEIGSIPSIWNFLEGHNKVVENDSTTFPKAIHYTRGGPWFEGWKNCEFADLWLNEMHDYIEEKKLNAS; from the coding sequence ATGACTTTGGCTAATGGCGAAGCTCATCAAGTGACTAACAATGGCGATTTAAGCAAACCCTTCAAAATCTTTGTCGGTTACGATCCGCGTGAAGATTTAGCCTATAAGGTCTGCCGCCATTCTATCTTGAAACGTTCATCGGTTCCTGTCGAGATCACTCCCATTGTTCAATCAGATCTCCGGGAAAAAGGCCTTTACTGGCGCGAGCGGAACAAGCTCGAGAGTACCGAGTTCTCGTTTTCCCGGTTCCTGACTCCCTACTTGGCGAATTATGATGGTTGGGCGCTGTTTATCGACTGTGATTTCCTTTACTTAGCTGATATAAAGGAATTAATggagttgattgatgataaatatGCGATCATGTGCGTTCATCATGATTATACCCCGAAAGAGACCACGAAAATGGATGGTGCAGTGCAGACTTTGTATCCTCGAAAGAATTGGTCCTCGATGGTGTTGTACAATTGCGGTCATCCGAAGAACAAGGGTCTGACTCCAGAAGTTGTAAACAATCAAACGGGCGCTTTTCTTCATAGGTTCCAGTGGCTCGAAGATGATGAAATCGGATCGATCCCGTCTATTTGGAATTTCCTTGAAGGGCATAACAAGGTTGTCGAGAATGACTCAACAACGTTTCCTAAAGCCATACATTATACTCGTGGAGGGCCATGGTTCGAGGGATGGAAGAATTGCGAGTTTGCCGATCTTTGGCTGAATGAGATGCATGACTACATTGAAGAAAAGAAGTTGAATGCAAGTTAA
- the LOC107938672 gene encoding 50S ribosomal protein L17, chloroplastic: protein MAMSMAIATDCGSSRWSMASLKSALPRLTSTASSIKLPCRRRAPPPVKSPQLVRSFTALYPVNPLHSLGFSGLTSFEQNFTIIDNGGRFYAMRHGRRVPKLNRPPDQRRALLRGLTTQLLKYGRIKTTRARASAVRKYVDKMITLAKDGSLHKRRQALGFIYEKQIVHALFAEVPERYGERNGGYTRIIRTLPRRGDNAPMAYIELV from the exons ATGGCAATGTCGATGGCAATTGCCACCGATTGTGGAAGTAGTAGGTGGAGTATGGCGTCCTTGAAATCTGCTCTGCCGCGGCTAACTTCCACAGCTTCTTCCATTAAGTTACCATGTCGCCGCCGTGCTCCTCCGCCTGTCAAATCGCCTCAGCTAGTTCGCTCTTTCACTGCTCTCTACCCCGTTAACCCTCTCCATTCCCTCGGTTTCTCTG GCCTCACCAGCTTTGAGCAAAATTTCACCATAATTGATAACGGTGGCCGATTCTATGCAATGCGGCATGGCAGACGAGTGCCTAAGCTCAACAGACCACCTGACCAGCGGCGTGCACTCCTGCGAGGCCTCACGACTCAGCTCCTTAAATACGGTCGGATCAAAACCACTCGGGCTAGGGCAAGCGCTGTGAGGAAGTATGTAGACAAAATGATCACGTTAGCGAAAGATGGTTCGCTTCACAAACGAAGGCAAGCTCTTGGCTTCATTTATGAGAAACAGATCGTTCACGCGCTCTTTGCTGAGGTACCGGAGAGGTACGGTGAGAGAAATGGTGGATATACAAGAATTATTCGAACCTTGCCTAGGCGAGGAGACAATGCACCAATGGCTTACATAGAACTTGTATAG
- the LOC107938689 gene encoding uncharacterized protein isoform X2, with product MGKRRLTDHWRRFIHPIEWRCKWLEIKLCELKSQALKYERELAEYDKSKQFEFGRVTSEGFDAKSRAFPSKAQRKEVMKRRKRKRVEDTTDVATYMSHHNIFSYYESKKSIDAAAAFALVDDWGDLDNKTIDGYDENGCNDGWPYQSRDGDDLMEQILRKTERLQSRVRILKTRMDKVVSESPQKFSSINMLSSVVQSDALNNSESHHYAEKDDRNSLQCTTSRHTSECLMWDDFMPESSLSGQAELATLPDMIRNMSQCLLAFSSENIEADILIPNQAAEEELRSFGSCITQQAEKPHVLIDNLKLKTVPGDNLQINNTSLQPNVQPPFLNSKQADNERASGVKKSDLSGWSRRSSG from the exons ATGGG GAAGAGAAGGTTAACGGATCACTGGAGGAGGTTTATTCATCCTATTGAGTGGCGCTGCAAATGGTTGGAAATTAAACTTTGTGAACTTAAGTCTCAGGCACTCAAGTACGAGAGAGAGCTCGCGGAATATGATAAAAGTAAGCAGTTTGAGTTTGGAAGGGTTACCTCTGAAGGTTTTGATGCAAAGTCGCGAGCTTTTCCTTCAAAAGCTCAAAGAAAGGAAGTAATGAAGAGGAGGAAGAGAAAACGAGTAGAAGATACCACAGATGTGGCAACATATATGTCACATCATAATATATTCTCGTATTACG AAAGTAAGAAATCCATTGATGCTGCCGCTGCTTTTGCTTTGGTTGATGACTGGGGCGATTTAG ATAATAAAACGATTGATGGCTATGATGAAAATGGATGCAATGATGGATGGCCTTATCAATCCAGAGATGGTGATGATTTGATGGAGCAGATCCTTCGGAAGACTGAACGCCTACAGTCAAGAGTTCGGATACTAAAGACAAGAATGGACAAAGTTGTGAGCGAAAGTCCTCAAAAGTTCTCATCTATCAACATGTTGAGTTCGGTTGTACAGTCTGATGCATTGAACAATTCTGAAAGTCATCATTATGCTGAGAAAGATGATCGGAATAGTTTGCAATGTACCACATCCCGGCATACATCTGAGTGTCTTATGTGGGATGATTTTATGCCTGAAAGTTCACTTTCAGGTCAGGCAGAGTTGGCCACTCTCCCAGATATGATCAGGAACATGAGTCAGTGTCTGCTCGCGTTTTCGTCGGAAAAT ATCGAGGCAGATATTCTAATACCTAACCAGGCAGCGGAGGAGGAGTTGCGTAGTTTCGGAAGTTGTATAACCCAACAGGCAGAGAAGCCTCACGTATTGATAGACAACTTGAAGTTGAAAACTGTTCCTGGAGACAACTTGCAGATTAACAACACCTCTCTTCAACCAAATGTGCAGCCACCATTTTTGAATTCAAAGCAAGCTGATAATGAAAGGGCCAGTGGGGTTAAAAAGTCGGACCTAAGTGGATGGAGCCGGAGATCCTCGGGTTAA